From a single Shewanella denitrificans OS217 genomic region:
- the uvrC gene encoding excinuclease ABC subunit UvrC, which yields MASFNATEFLKNLSSSAGVYRMYDAKGEVIYVGKAKDLKKRLSSYFRANLGNIKTQALVSHITNIDVTLTHSETDALLLENDYIKQYMPKYNVLLRDDKSYPYLFLSGHKHPRLAYHRGPQREKGRYFGPYPNGGAVRESLNLLQKLFPIRQCDDLYYKARTRPCLQYQLGRCSAPCVNKVTDEDYAEQVQLASLFLQGKDQQVVTNLVTKMEQAAEEFHYEQAAAYRDQITALRKVAEQQEVSLDKGDMDVIGVHYEKAIACFHMLFIRSGKIFGSRSYYPSVPAQTDIDEVLSAFISQFYLNADVQRTLPNEVILSQSFSDKAELESAIAEALEKKFIIKTQVRGERASFLRLALTNATNAVTTRLADKNTQEQRFSLLEEALELGHSIGRMECFDISHTMGESTVASCVVFNREGPHKADYRRYNISGITGGDDYAAMEQAINRRFDKIDTNGKVPDIVFIDGGLGQLRIAQGIVDEKCAHLDRPPLLIGVTKGEGRKAGLETFVFGGSEQQFNLPSDSGAFHLILHIRDESHRFAITGHRNKRQKTRNTSSLESIAGVGPKRRKALLQHLGGLQEVKGASVAELTKVPGISLEMAQTIHDALRGG from the coding sequence ATGGCTAGTTTTAACGCCACAGAATTCCTAAAAAACTTGTCCTCCTCTGCCGGCGTCTACCGTATGTATGACGCCAAAGGGGAGGTGATTTATGTGGGTAAGGCAAAAGATCTAAAAAAGCGTTTGTCCTCTTATTTTCGCGCTAACCTTGGCAATATCAAAACTCAGGCTTTGGTGTCTCACATTACCAATATTGATGTGACATTAACCCATAGCGAAACCGATGCTCTGCTACTTGAAAATGATTACATCAAGCAATACATGCCTAAATACAATGTATTGCTTCGCGATGATAAATCTTACCCCTATTTATTTTTAAGTGGTCACAAACATCCAAGGCTTGCCTATCACAGAGGACCGCAACGGGAAAAAGGCCGCTATTTTGGCCCCTATCCCAATGGCGGCGCGGTGCGTGAAAGCTTAAATCTATTACAAAAGTTATTTCCCATACGCCAGTGTGATGATCTCTATTACAAGGCGCGCACGCGACCTTGTTTGCAATACCAATTGGGCCGCTGCAGCGCCCCATGCGTGAATAAAGTCACCGATGAAGATTATGCCGAGCAAGTTCAGCTGGCGAGCTTATTTTTACAAGGTAAAGATCAGCAAGTGGTCACCAACTTGGTGACTAAGATGGAACAAGCCGCCGAAGAATTTCATTATGAACAGGCCGCGGCGTATCGTGATCAAATTACTGCCTTACGTAAGGTTGCCGAGCAGCAAGAAGTCTCGTTAGATAAAGGGGATATGGATGTCATCGGTGTGCACTATGAAAAAGCCATCGCCTGCTTTCATATGCTGTTTATTCGTTCGGGAAAAATATTTGGTAGTCGCAGTTATTACCCCAGCGTGCCGGCGCAGACTGACATAGATGAAGTGCTCAGTGCCTTTATTAGTCAATTCTATCTTAATGCCGATGTGCAGCGAACCTTACCTAATGAAGTCATCTTAAGTCAGTCTTTTAGTGATAAAGCGGAACTCGAAAGTGCCATCGCCGAGGCACTAGAGAAAAAGTTCATTATCAAGACTCAAGTGCGCGGCGAAAGGGCAAGTTTTTTGCGTTTAGCACTGACTAATGCTACCAACGCTGTGACGACTCGCCTTGCAGATAAAAACACCCAAGAGCAGCGCTTTAGTTTACTGGAAGAAGCGTTAGAGCTAGGTCACAGTATTGGGCGAATGGAGTGTTTTGATATCAGTCATACCATGGGGGAGAGCACGGTTGCCTCTTGCGTGGTGTTTAATCGAGAAGGCCCCCATAAGGCAGATTATCGGCGTTACAACATCTCTGGCATTACCGGCGGGGATGATTATGCCGCCATGGAGCAGGCGATTAATCGCCGCTTCGACAAGATAGACACTAACGGTAAGGTGCCGGACATTGTGTTTATTGACGGTGGCCTAGGCCAGTTACGCATAGCCCAAGGCATAGTAGATGAAAAATGTGCTCACTTAGACAGGCCGCCGCTACTTATTGGGGTGACCAAAGGGGAAGGTCGAAAAGCAGGTTTAGAGACCTTTGTCTTTGGCGGCTCTGAGCAGCAGTTTAATTTGCCAAGTGATAGCGGGGCATTCCACCTTATTTTACACATTCGTGATGAGTCACATCGATTTGCGATTACAGGTCATCGTAATAAAAGGCAAAAGACGCGCAACACATCAAGTCTTGAGTCTATTGCTGGTGTTGGCCCTAAAAGACGTAAAGCCTTACTGCAGCATTTAGGCGGCTTGCAGGAAGTTAAGGGAGCCAGCGTCGCTGAATTAACAAAAGTGCCGGGAATTAGCTTAGAAATGGCACAAACAATACATGACGCATTGCGAGGCGGATAA
- the pgsA gene encoding CDP-diacylglycerol--glycerol-3-phosphate 3-phosphatidyltransferase produces the protein MPFNIPIALTLFRIALLPVFIFFFYLPHSWAPFASAFIFWLAAVTDALDGYAARKLKQSTRFGAFLDPVADKVMVTTALVLLVQQNDNIYLTLAALFMIGREIVISALREWMAEIGKRGVVAVSWIGKYKTAAQMVAIVGLIWKPTPLLTDLAYVCFYVAAVLTFWSMISYISAAWKDLVAE, from the coding sequence ATGCCGTTTAATATACCCATAGCACTGACATTATTTCGTATTGCCTTGTTGCCCGTGTTCATTTTCTTCTTTTACTTACCCCATTCTTGGGCACCTTTTGCCTCAGCCTTTATATTTTGGCTCGCCGCCGTCACAGATGCACTGGATGGTTATGCGGCTCGCAAACTTAAGCAGTCAACTCGCTTTGGCGCATTTTTAGATCCAGTTGCCGACAAAGTGATGGTGACTACAGCCTTAGTCTTGCTGGTGCAGCAAAATGATAATATTTATCTCACTTTGGCGGCCTTGTTTATGATCGGCCGTGAGATCGTCATTTCAGCCCTGAGAGAGTGGATGGCGGAAATTGGCAAACGGGGGGTGGTGGCTGTGTCTTGGATAGGTAAATACAAGACAGCGGCACAAATGGTGGCCATAGTGGGGCTAATTTGGAAACCTACTCCATTGTTGACCGATCTGGCTTATGTCTGCTTCTACGTGGCGGCCGTGCTGACATTCTGGTCTATGATAAGTTACATATCAGCAGCTTGGAAAGATTTGGTCGCAGAATAG
- a CDS encoding sensor domain-containing diguanylate cyclase produces MPQAFTNEFNYRHLGFAVFMGVIGLLINLFPIPLFANVALVLGNTFTVIVAILLGPWHALLTAIIAVTGLMLVWDSPHVYLIFTLEAVFLGLARRRDIYALYASGAYWLLLGGPLLYLYLHAFVESPNGHMPFAIMKQVINGLICSSLASICIILIPALWNFDGKIKDKHRRHFSSQLTYSVTLLITLSLLFSSLVYNYFSLDKQQTLISENLEETAEHIAKATEKYLNNHINVVKNAAYLISVSETNASEWQTWLSSIHNNYPSFSTMLIADPKAIVVAATPKALFTELNKNKQLASIEDREYFIQAFHHQQTYLSAAFMGRGFGNDPIVAISAPFYAKEYSDKSEQTPIGIIEGSLDLRNFDSIDSHNRFREKQGLIIIDSNNKLVYSSSSLKLKLMSDFRYSDDHQRFNTQLNLININELNAFTPEYIFAQRRLPNGWQVFVVDPFSPLMEVAQEQLFNSFLLLLISVFFSFIISKKISQLLTEPLKLIAHRFSQLNDKELKEQLLDEGTPIEINSLYHQLTMSKNQLITHQLELEEVVAQRTQELEEANKKLLILVDRDPLTDLYNRRYAENKFAELRDYCHRSGQAITIAILDLDHFKQVNDTYGHQAGDECLQMVANCLQEYFTRDTDIIARFGGEEFILILPMSNALHIQQHLNGFREALAAMVICSPQDEITFTVSASIGAITANADFDKSLDKWLKIADDNLYLAKDQGRNRVIVSVIAEDPLE; encoded by the coding sequence ATGCCGCAAGCTTTCACCAATGAGTTCAATTATCGCCACTTAGGCTTTGCCGTATTTATGGGTGTTATTGGCTTACTCATTAACCTTTTTCCAATTCCCTTATTTGCCAATGTTGCACTAGTGCTAGGTAATACCTTTACTGTGATTGTGGCTATTTTACTCGGCCCTTGGCATGCATTACTCACTGCCATTATCGCTGTGACGGGATTAATGTTGGTATGGGACAGCCCCCATGTGTATTTAATTTTTACCCTTGAAGCGGTATTTTTAGGCTTAGCCAGACGCCGTGATATTTATGCACTCTACGCCAGTGGCGCTTATTGGTTGCTATTAGGGGGGCCCCTGCTTTATCTTTATTTGCACGCTTTTGTCGAAAGCCCTAATGGCCATATGCCGTTTGCCATCATGAAGCAAGTGATCAATGGTCTTATTTGTTCAAGTTTAGCTTCCATCTGCATCATATTAATCCCAGCGTTGTGGAATTTTGACGGTAAGATAAAAGACAAACATAGGCGCCATTTTAGCTCACAATTAACCTACAGCGTGACTTTGCTAATCACCCTAAGTTTACTTTTTTCATCTCTGGTGTATAACTACTTCTCCCTTGATAAACAGCAAACTCTCATCAGTGAAAACCTTGAAGAAACCGCTGAACACATAGCCAAGGCCACTGAAAAATATCTGAATAACCACATTAACGTCGTTAAGAATGCCGCCTATCTCATTAGTGTGTCAGAAACAAATGCAAGTGAATGGCAAACATGGCTTAGCAGTATCCACAATAATTACCCAAGCTTCTCCACCATGTTGATTGCCGATCCGAAGGCAATAGTGGTCGCTGCCACCCCAAAGGCATTATTCACTGAACTCAACAAGAATAAGCAACTGGCCTCCATCGAGGACAGGGAATACTTCATTCAAGCTTTTCACCATCAACAAACTTACTTGTCAGCAGCCTTCATGGGACGAGGTTTTGGTAATGATCCCATAGTTGCCATCAGTGCGCCCTTTTACGCCAAGGAATATTCAGATAAAAGCGAACAGACGCCAATAGGCATCATCGAAGGTTCATTAGATCTCCGAAATTTCGATTCCATAGACAGCCACAATCGATTCAGAGAAAAACAGGGACTTATCATCATTGATAGCAACAACAAACTGGTCTATTCATCTAGCAGTTTAAAGCTTAAGCTCATGAGTGATTTTCGCTATTCCGATGATCATCAGCGCTTCAATACTCAGCTTAATTTAATCAATATTAATGAGCTTAACGCCTTTACCCCTGAATACATCTTTGCTCAAAGACGCCTGCCCAATGGCTGGCAAGTCTTTGTTGTCGACCCTTTCTCCCCTTTGATGGAAGTCGCCCAAGAGCAGTTATTTAATAGCTTCTTATTACTGTTAATATCCGTATTCTTTAGTTTTATCATTTCGAAAAAAATAAGCCAACTACTGACTGAGCCCCTTAAGCTGATTGCCCACAGATTTAGCCAGCTTAACGATAAAGAGCTCAAAGAGCAGTTGCTCGATGAAGGGACCCCTATAGAAATAAATAGCCTGTATCATCAGTTAACTATGAGTAAAAATCAGCTGATCACTCATCAGCTTGAACTCGAAGAAGTGGTAGCCCAGCGCACTCAAGAGCTAGAAGAGGCCAATAAAAAACTGCTTATATTAGTGGATAGAGATCCCTTAACCGACCTTTATAATCGCCGTTATGCTGAGAATAAATTTGCCGAGTTGAGGGATTATTGCCATCGTAGCGGTCAAGCCATCACCATAGCAATTCTAGACTTAGATCACTTTAAACAAGTCAATGATACCTATGGTCATCAGGCCGGAGATGAGTGTCTTCAGATGGTGGCTAACTGCTTACAAGAGTACTTTACTCGTGACACTGACATTATTGCCCGCTTCGGTGGGGAAGAGTTTATTTTAATTTTACCTATGAGTAATGCCTTACACATTCAGCAGCACCTCAATGGATTTAGAGAAGCTTTAGCAGCTATGGTGATCTGTTCACCACAAGATGAAATCACCTTTACTGTGAGTGCCAGTATTGGTGCTATCACTGCCAATGCTGATTTTGACAAGTCTTTGGATAAATGGCTTAAAATTGCCGATGACAATCTATACCTCGCCAAAGATCAAGGTCGAAATCGAGTGATCGTCAGTGTGATCGCTGAAGACCCACTAGAATAG
- the nadE gene encoding ammonia-dependent NAD(+) synthetase — translation MKGQILREMKVLKAIEPEFEIARRVAFIKAKLIEAHSKTLVLGISGGVDSSLAGRLCQLAVNSLNQEKSTDSYQFIAVRLPYHVQKDEHEAQLACQFIQPSKLVTVNIHDGVVGVHNATLAGLDAAGLTHDSTKADFIKGNVKARMRMIAQYDIAGLVGGLVVGTDHSAENITGFYTKWGDGACDLAPLFGLNKRQVRQLAAFLGAPQVLVVKAPTADLEENKPQLEDEVALGLSYDAIDDFLEGKPVSQAVEDKLVAIYLRTQHKRQPIATIYD, via the coding sequence GTGAAAGGGCAAATTTTACGAGAAATGAAAGTACTTAAGGCCATAGAGCCTGAGTTTGAGATAGCGCGCAGAGTCGCGTTTATTAAAGCCAAATTGATAGAAGCTCACAGCAAGACGTTAGTATTGGGTATTAGTGGCGGGGTGGACTCCTCTTTAGCTGGGCGTTTATGCCAGCTGGCAGTGAACAGCCTTAATCAAGAAAAGAGCACCGACAGCTACCAGTTTATCGCGGTGCGCCTGCCTTACCATGTGCAAAAAGATGAGCATGAAGCTCAGCTTGCCTGTCAATTTATTCAGCCCAGCAAATTGGTGACAGTCAATATTCATGATGGTGTCGTAGGGGTACACAATGCCACCCTTGCAGGCCTAGACGCGGCAGGCTTGACGCACGATAGCACTAAGGCGGATTTCATTAAGGGCAATGTCAAAGCTAGGATGCGCATGATAGCTCAATATGATATCGCGGGTCTGGTGGGCGGACTTGTGGTGGGCACAGATCACAGCGCCGAAAACATCACTGGCTTTTATACTAAATGGGGTGATGGTGCTTGTGATTTAGCGCCGTTATTTGGCCTTAATAAGCGTCAAGTACGCCAGCTGGCGGCTTTCTTGGGCGCACCACAAGTGTTAGTGGTTAAAGCACCGACGGCGGATCTGGAAGAAAATAAGCCTCAGCTTGAAGATGAAGTCGCCTTAGGACTGAGTTACGATGCAATCGATGACTTTTTAGAAGGCAAACCTGTGAGCCAAGCCGTAGAAGACAAATTAGTGGCGATTTATCTTCGCACCCAACATAAGCGCCAGCCTATTGCGACGATTTATGACTAA
- a CDS encoding DUF6942 family protein, translating to MTDVPPLNSLYFESHPGPVEVAFYLPNPPILPNGVSSPWQVNTETAIDELIAINGNHWRKIFTIMAKLCASHSPSTQAWRALRAKLFVDTTTDALSVSEFSTSALSTSALSINALSRRLHFLSDAYKSCDQLAHIKRAPKLDPEAHWHIVCGLEAQTLLGITHTNQNRNLDEQGKIRLLPVADNKRWQDHGARLLTPYLDYRQFPNHLIEQVHTLLHLSNE from the coding sequence ATGACTGACGTGCCCCCATTAAACTCATTGTACTTTGAAAGCCACCCAGGCCCCGTCGAGGTAGCGTTTTATTTACCCAACCCGCCTATACTGCCTAACGGCGTGTCTAGCCCTTGGCAAGTAAACACAGAGACAGCAATCGATGAATTAATTGCAATTAACGGCAACCATTGGCGCAAAATTTTTACCATCATGGCCAAACTTTGTGCCAGCCACTCGCCCAGCACCCAAGCTTGGCGTGCGCTGAGAGCTAAACTGTTTGTCGATACCACGACAGATGCACTCTCTGTAAGTGAATTCTCTACAAGTGCACTATCTACAAGTGCACTATCTATAAATGCACTCTCAAGACGATTGCACTTTTTATCTGACGCTTATAAGTCTTGTGACCAGTTAGCTCACATCAAGCGCGCGCCTAAACTCGACCCCGAGGCCCATTGGCACATAGTCTGTGGCCTTGAGGCACAAACCCTACTCGGCATAACCCACACAAACCAGAATCGTAACTTGGATGAACAAGGTAAAATTAGGCTGTTGCCAGTCGCAGATAATAAGCGCTGGCAAGACCATGGCGCTCGACTGCTAACGCCCTATCTCGATTATCGGCAATTCCCCAATCATTTGATTGAGCAAGTCCATACTCTGCTACACCTATCTAATGAATAG
- the uvrY gene encoding UvrY/SirA/GacA family response regulator transcription factor has protein sequence MISVYLVDDHELVRTGIRRILEDERGIKVVGEAPDGETAVQWSRHNEADVILMDMNMPGMGGLEATRKILRYQPDAKIIVLTVQTEDPFPTKVMQAGASGYLTKGSTSPEVLRAIQQVARGQRYLSPEIAQQMALSQFSHTDDNPFVNLSERELQIMMMITSGEKVNDISEKLNLSPKTVNSYRYRLFAKLGIGGDVELTRLAIRYKMLDTGTF, from the coding sequence TTGATTTCTGTATATTTAGTCGACGACCATGAGCTGGTTAGAACCGGCATTAGGCGCATCTTAGAAGATGAGCGTGGTATTAAAGTCGTAGGCGAAGCCCCCGATGGTGAAACTGCGGTGCAGTGGTCGCGTCATAATGAAGCCGATGTCATCTTGATGGACATGAACATGCCCGGCATGGGGGGGTTAGAAGCTACAAGAAAAATCCTTCGTTATCAACCAGATGCGAAAATTATTGTGCTGACCGTTCAAACTGAAGATCCTTTCCCAACCAAAGTGATGCAAGCCGGTGCCTCAGGCTATTTAACCAAAGGTTCGACCTCCCCAGAAGTATTGCGCGCCATTCAACAGGTCGCACGAGGCCAGCGCTATTTATCCCCAGAAATTGCCCAGCAGATGGCTCTCAGCCAATTCAGTCACACGGACGATAACCCCTTTGTTAATCTGTCTGAGCGTGAATTGCAGATCATGATGATGATCACCAGCGGTGAGAAGGTGAACGATATTTCAGAGAAACTTAATCTGAGTCCGAAAACCGTCAACAGCTATCGCTATCGTCTGTTTGCCAAACTGGGTATTGGTGGTGATGTTGAGCTTACCCGTTTAGCAATACGTTACAAGATGCTAGATACCGGCACTTTTTAA
- a CDS encoding alpha/beta hydrolase — MRAIVIGSTKHFLFALGYGLLGILAAALFGAVWTLNDRPELEPWHTTKLNNEYHQQLGFIGFDEYLHLEQRLFSELNSLTQAWTFEQTHFNSAINRYDSQSLSSPDRASINWNRSYEWKNEHAEFGVILVHGMSDSPYALSHFAEHLKPKAHVLGLRLPGHGTLPSGLTSITWPDLASAVNLATKHMKQQLNGKPLYVIGFSTGAALALNHELENIDQGKDTDYQAMVMLSPAIGLKPIAAFAKWQASLGQVLGQDKLMWNSIENEYDPYKYQSFAVNAGDVVYQLSLRNQQLLKGFSADQKAALPQTLAFQSVVDDTVSTQAVIEHLYLELSNANNNIQGEGATQIQHELVLFDVNRARGYQQWLLYDPLTTLNSLMYGQVEGLNVALQAPLNFQLTIVENTRNLENPRVFYSKVQARQVSTLNPKVDKVQTLDLSWPRGVHSLSHVSLPYPADDAVYGVKKFSDEDLIDSAEINIGGHIHLGERGIFSIPAEDMLRQKWNPFYDYMLSRIDELVAQ, encoded by the coding sequence ATGCGTGCAATAGTGATAGGTTCGACAAAACATTTTTTATTTGCCTTAGGTTACGGCTTATTGGGGATTTTGGCTGCGGCTCTGTTTGGCGCCGTTTGGACGCTCAATGACAGACCGGAGCTTGAGCCTTGGCATACGACAAAGCTTAACAATGAATATCACCAACAACTGGGCTTTATTGGCTTTGATGAGTATTTGCATCTAGAACAACGCCTTTTTAGTGAACTTAACAGTTTGACTCAAGCTTGGACTTTTGAACAGACTCATTTTAACAGCGCCATTAATCGTTACGACAGTCAAAGTCTTTCATCCCCAGATCGTGCAAGCATTAACTGGAATCGCAGTTATGAATGGAAAAATGAGCACGCCGAGTTTGGGGTCATTTTAGTGCATGGTATGTCAGACTCGCCTTATGCCTTATCTCACTTTGCCGAGCACCTTAAGCCTAAGGCTCATGTTTTGGGCTTAAGATTACCCGGTCATGGCACCTTGCCCTCGGGATTAACTAGCATTACTTGGCCAGATCTTGCCAGTGCAGTAAATTTAGCCACCAAGCACATGAAACAGCAACTTAACGGAAAACCTTTGTATGTGATTGGCTTTTCCACTGGAGCGGCCCTGGCACTGAATCATGAACTTGAGAATATTGATCAAGGTAAGGACACTGACTATCAAGCTATGGTGATGCTATCCCCTGCCATAGGCCTTAAACCTATCGCCGCATTTGCTAAATGGCAAGCAAGCTTAGGCCAAGTATTAGGCCAAGATAAGTTAATGTGGAATAGCATAGAGAATGAATACGATCCTTATAAGTATCAGTCATTTGCGGTTAATGCGGGCGATGTGGTATATCAACTTTCATTGCGAAATCAACAGTTACTTAAGGGGTTTTCTGCAGATCAAAAAGCGGCGCTACCTCAGACATTGGCCTTTCAGTCTGTGGTGGATGATACAGTATCAACCCAAGCTGTGATTGAGCATTTGTACCTGGAATTAAGTAACGCTAACAATAATATTCAGGGGGAAGGGGCAACCCAAATTCAGCATGAATTAGTGTTATTTGATGTTAATCGGGCTCGGGGATATCAGCAATGGTTACTGTACGATCCACTCACCACTCTTAATTCCTTGATGTATGGCCAAGTCGAAGGATTAAATGTCGCGCTGCAAGCACCGTTAAATTTCCAGTTAACCATAGTTGAGAATACCCGTAACCTTGAAAATCCTAGGGTGTTTTACAGTAAAGTGCAGGCAAGGCAAGTTAGCACCCTAAACCCTAAGGTCGATAAGGTGCAAACGCTTGACTTATCTTGGCCAAGAGGTGTGCACTCCTTGTCTCATGTGTCGCTGCCTTATCCTGCCGATGACGCTGTTTATGGTGTCAAAAAATTTAGCGATGAAGATCTCATTGATAGCGCTGAAATTAACATAGGCGGCCACATTCATTTGGGAGAAAGGGGTATTTTCAGTATTCCAGCAGAAGATATGTTGAGGCAAAAATGGAACCCATTTTACGACTATATGTTAAGTCGTATTGATGAGCTGGTTGCACAATAA